One genomic region from Deltaproteobacteria bacterium encodes:
- a CDS encoding prepilin-type N-terminal cleavage/methylation domain-containing protein, translating to MKGKRGFTLIEIIIVLALIGLITGLTTTFFAHSLAKTGVTSAIGDVKTVLRYARSLARSTGKTKVFTLDLDSNQYWIGGMKKASIPRSVRITVADPFAGEIDSGTYRIFFYPAGNSPGATITLSYGERSTRIYLDPIVGSVFLR from the coding sequence GTGAAGGGAAAAAGAGGCTTCACGCTCATCGAAATCATCATCGTGCTCGCCCTGATCGGCCTGATCACGGGGCTCACGACGACCTTTTTCGCGCACTCCCTGGCGAAAACGGGGGTCACGTCGGCCATCGGCGACGTGAAGACCGTGCTCCGCTACGCGCGCTCCCTTGCAAGGAGCACGGGCAAGACGAAGGTCTTCACCCTCGACCTGGACAGCAACCAGTACTGGATCGGCGGAATGAAGAAGGCCTCCATCCCCCGCAGCGTGAGGATCACCGTGGCCGACCCCTTCGCGGGCGAGATCGACTCCGGCACCTACCGGATCTTCTTCTATCCGGCGGGGAACTCGCCGGGCGCAACGATCACCCTCTCCTACGGGGAGAGGAGCACCCGCATCTACCTCGACCCGATCGTCGGTTCGGTATTCCTGCGATGA
- a CDS encoding type II secretion system protein GspF yields the protein MALFSYRATSREGEIRDGFIEAVDERSAAERLKSSGLIPLKITSPEEQVKKKITLRRARGDILTFTAELSALLNAGLPLDRSLTILNSVIENRVMKKTGQSLLKSIRGGSSFSDALRKHPKVFPKLYVSMVKAGESGGVLDLVLATLNEFLETAKELKDFVVTSLIYPALLLVTSGVSIILLLTYVLPKFSVIFEELGELLPLPTRILLAVSGLIKSFWWVGLLIIAAGAFLFRRYVRTEEGRRRFDALKLKLMADIIVKLETARFCRTLGTLLRSGVPMMEALSGAREVIGNRVISAALENVPRGVKEGRGMADPLTEALFFPPLALSLIRVGEETGQLDEMLLKIAATYEKSLKTAVKRFMSLFEPAMILATGLVIGFIAVAMFMAVFSILEVPF from the coding sequence GTGGCGCTCTTCTCCTACAGGGCAACATCCAGGGAAGGGGAGATCCGCGACGGCTTCATCGAGGCGGTGGACGAGAGGAGCGCGGCAGAGCGCCTGAAGAGCAGCGGCCTCATCCCCCTCAAAATTACCTCCCCGGAAGAGCAGGTGAAAAAAAAGATCACCCTGCGCCGGGCCCGGGGCGACATCCTCACCTTCACGGCCGAGCTCTCGGCCCTCCTGAACGCCGGCCTGCCCCTGGACCGGAGCCTGACCATCCTGAACAGCGTGATCGAAAACCGGGTGATGAAGAAAACGGGGCAGTCGCTCTTGAAGTCGATCCGCGGGGGGAGCTCCTTCTCCGACGCGTTGAGAAAACACCCGAAGGTCTTCCCGAAGCTCTACGTGAGCATGGTGAAGGCGGGGGAGTCGGGCGGCGTGCTCGACCTGGTCCTTGCCACGCTCAACGAGTTCCTGGAGACGGCGAAGGAGCTCAAGGACTTCGTGGTTACCTCCCTGATATACCCCGCCCTTTTGCTCGTTACCAGCGGCGTGTCGATCATCCTCCTGCTCACCTACGTCCTGCCGAAGTTCAGCGTCATCTTCGAGGAGCTGGGGGAACTCCTTCCCCTGCCGACGCGCATCCTTCTGGCCGTGAGCGGCCTGATAAAATCCTTCTGGTGGGTCGGCCTGCTCATCATCGCAGCGGGGGCGTTCCTGTTCAGGCGGTACGTGAGAACAGAGGAGGGGCGCCGCCGCTTCGACGCGCTGAAGCTGAAGCTGATGGCGGACATCATCGTGAAGCTGGAGACGGCGCGCTTCTGCAGGACCCTGGGGACCCTCCTGCGCAGCGGCGTCCCCATGATGGAGGCCCTCTCCGGGGCGCGCGAGGTGATCGGCAACCGGGTGATATCGGCGGCGCTCGAGAACGTGCCCAGGGGCGTCAAGGAGGGCAGGGGCATGGCCGACCCGCTGACGGAGGCGCTCTTCTTTCCTCCCCTCGCCCTCTCCCTGATCAGGGTGGGCGAGGAGACGGGCCAGCTCGACGAGATGCTCTTGAAGATCGCCGCCACCTACGAGAAAAGCCTGAAGACCGCCGTCAAGAGGTTCATGAGCCTCTTCGAGCCGGCCATGATCCTGGCAACGGGGCTCGTCATCGGCTTCATCGCCGTGGCCATGTTCATGGCCGTGTTCAGCATACTGGAGGTCCCCTTTTAG